The genome window CTTGAAGTCAGCCAGTGTTCCCCGGATAACGGTGCGCAGCTTACTGTTTTTAAGTGCCAGATTTCCGTCTTTGTCGATCAGTTTGCAACTCATTGTTACCAGGAAAGGCGTATCCTTTTTATCGAACAACATCTTGGGCAATAAGCTCAGTGACTGACCCGGTTTGACTGTAACGGGAAATACAACCGGCGTGGTTGCCTGCTTCCTGATCAAGATCGGCTCGGGCTGATAACCCTGGGCAATTTCCTTACCATCGATTGACACCGTGTACCGCGTATCGGTAAATGTAAACGCGAACGTGTTGTCGTTGGTTATGGCTACTTTCGCAGCAACATCGGTGCGCTTTAGCCCCAGTTTGCCGAAATCGATGTCTTCAATTTTGATCTTCGGCAGGTAGTAGGTCGGTAACCGGCGCGTAATAGTTGGACTAAACGTGCGCTTACCCAGAATGGGTATATCCAGATCAAAGCGACTACGAATAGTGTAGGTCGTGCTGTCGATATCCTTCCTGTCTAACGTTTTCAGCACTTGCATCAGCTTTTTATTGAGCACGGTCACGGGCAGCGTCACATAGCTACTATCGCCTGATTCTATGGTAATGGGCTTTGCATACGTATCTTCGACGATGGGTGTGTTGGCCATCAAAATTGTATAAGACAGCCGACTGGCTTTAAAACCTACCGGTAATGGGTTGTCGATGAGCATCTTTACCGTCATCTTGATTCGGTCGTCATCGATATCGTCTATGCTGAGCGTACTCATCTCAAGCCGGGGTTTAAGCGTGTTGTCATACGGACCGCCTTCGGCCACAGCGTTGCTCTTCAACCGACTGTACCAGATATACGCACCAGCGATACCAATCAGCAGCAGTGCAAGCGCAATAATCCATCCTTTTTTCATAGCGTCCGTGGTCGTAAAATTTTGTTTAATTCTATAGGTATGCCCAGTTGTGTCAACTATGGCAAATGGAGTAGCCTGTCGTGTGTGTTAATCCCACGGTCGGGCATTTACTTGGTCGTGTGTAGATGCATATACGCCCTCTTCTCGCCGTTGCTACATCAGGTAGGCTGGCTAACGGGCCATTTGGCGTACGCGTTTTAATCTTGTGCCGGATGGTAAGCAGATAGAAGCTGCAGCTACAACCAGTTGTGTAGATAATAAGCAGGCCATCCTGTAAAAGAATGGCCTGCTTCATTCAGTCAAAAAAACGCTTCAGAAGAGCAACGGGATAAGTACCTGTTGGCCCATCCTGGCCCTCGCTTTACATTTTCATCTCGATTTGTTTCGCTACTTTCAAATGCGTTTTCACGAGTGGGTGCGCGGCTTTACCAATTCCTTTCAAACTGGCATCAGAGGCTGTTGAAACAACCGTTGACATCACTTTGTCGAGTTTTTCATGACCTTTCACACCACTTTCATCCATATACATTTTATCCAGAGCTGACCCCGAAGCACCCTGCATTTTGGTGATTATGGCCTGCGTTTCTGCGTCAGGCTCTGATGGTAAGATGACTCCTTTAGCACTGGCAATCTCCTGCAACTTTGCGGACAAACCCGTTTGTTCGTCTACTTCGGCCTGAGCGAATTGACGTACTTCAGGGCTGCTGGCTTTTTGTACTGCCACGCGGCTTACTTCCAGTTGCATCATACCGCCCTTGGCTACCTCCAGCATCAGGTTTTGGTCCGCACTGGAAAGCTTAGCTGGCGTGGCCGCTACCGCACTTACAGCCGCAGCTCCTTTTTTATTTTGGCTGTCAAATTCAGCCTTAGTTTCTTTACCGACCATCGTGGCCGTACCCGAACTCATGCTGCCGCTGTTCTGCTGGGCGAATGTCGCTCCGGTTACTAGCAAGGCCATCAACAGGCCCAGGCTCATTGATTTGGTTTTCATAACGTGCACTACTTTCTTGTGAGTTAACTACTAATTGGACCGGTCTAACGGTTAATCTTGTACGATTGTTTAGTGATGTATCATCCTGTGAGCGAATGAGTTCCGCTGTGACCGTTACCTAACTTTCGTCATCAATCACCAACCACAGACAGGAATGCCAGTGCTGGTCTTTTCCCCGGTCAGGTCTTGACATTCGCTCTCTTTTCGAAGGGCTTATACAACGAGAGTTCATACGAAAACGATGTTTTTTCGTCGGATTAACGCGGATAACTAAACTGGCCTTATTCTCCCGTTTCAGCGTCAGGTGCATCGACTGTTTAGATTCCGGGGACCTTTTCTGGCATAGACCAATGAACAACATCAGGACGGAGAGACCCGGAAGAATTTACTCTGCCAGCTTTGCCGCGATTGAAACCAAAATCTGTTCAGGAATGGCGAAGGAATGTGTCACATGCCCGTTCCTTCGAAGGTTCTATGCATTGTCAAACGATTCGGCCGAACGGAGGTAGTGTGGCGTGTATCCGTTAGCACCAACAAGCTACGGGCTTTAGAACCGCCAAGTGAACCAACACTAGTTTTAGGCAAGATCCACAAACAACGTATTCACAGCCCCCTTTCCCCGGTCAGAAACAAGCCTTTCCGGGATCGGACGCTGATATGCAGCCTAAAGCAGACCACAGTGAGTAGTCTTACCGGGGTTCAGGCAAGTTAACAGGACGTAAAGCACGGATCACCGGGGAGACTCCCGCATTGGTCGGGCCGTAGTGATTGCCTTTGACCGCGAAGGTGCTGATTTCTTACCTCAATGAAAACAAAGATGCGCAACAAACAGCCCGCTACGTAGAAGCAGCCGGCCAGAAAGCTGTGCTCGTGCCGGGCGACATCAGCGACGAAAGCCACTGTCAGCAGCTTATCCAGCGCGCGGTCGATGAATTGGGCGGACTGGATATTCTGGTCAATAATGCGGCCTTTCAGATGGCGCACGAATCGTTGCAGGAGATTTCTAGTGAAGAACTGGATCGCACGTTCCGGACGGTAGTCCGGCCTTGATGATGGGGTTCATCCAGGATAGCCAGCTTCATACGTCATTAGAACAAACCCGTGACCGGCATTTCAACGTACCAAGTGCCGACAAGAAAAAGAATCGTGCCAGCATTCCCGCCCCTCAAAGCCAGCCGGGTGCCGATGCCTGGCAAACCGGTTCCGTTACCCAACTACCTGCCCTTATGAAGCGAAAACAGCATTAAGTTTTCGTGGTATACCCGCTCTT of Spirosoma agri contains these proteins:
- a CDS encoding NDR1/HIN1-like protein codes for the protein MKKGWIIALALLLIGIAGAYIWYSRLKSNAVAEGGPYDNTLKPRLEMSTLSIDDIDDDRIKMTVKMLIDNPLPVGFKASRLSYTILMANTPIVEDTYAKPITIESGDSSYVTLPVTVLNKKLMQVLKTLDRKDIDSTTYTIRSRFDLDIPILGKRTFSPTITRRLPTYYLPKIKIEDIDFGKLGLKRTDVAAKVAITNDNTFAFTFTDTRYTVSIDGKEIAQGYQPEPILIRKQATTPVVFPVTVKPGQSLSLLPKMLFDKKDTPFLVTMSCKLIDKDGNLALKNSKLRTVIRGTLADFKKD
- a CDS encoding DUF4142 domain-containing protein; this encodes MKTKSMSLGLLMALLVTGATFAQQNSGSMSSGTATMVGKETKAEFDSQNKKGAAAVSAVAATPAKLSSADQNLMLEVAKGGMMQLEVSRVAVQKASSPEVRQFAQAEVDEQTGLSAKLQEIASAKGVILPSEPDAETQAIITKMQGASGSALDKMYMDESGVKGHEKLDKVMSTVVSTASDASLKGIGKAAHPLVKTHLKVAKQIEMKM
- a CDS encoding SDR family oxidoreductase; this translates as MLISYLNENKDAQQTARYVEAAGQKAVLVPGDISDESHCQQLIQRAVDELGGLDILVNNAAFQMAHESLQEISSEELDRTFRTVVRP
- a CDS encoding OBAP family protein — translated: MMGFIQDSQLHTSLEQTRDRHFNVPSADKKKNRASIPAPQSQPGADAWQTGSVTQLPALMKRKQH